In a genomic window of Vigna angularis cultivar LongXiaoDou No.4 chromosome 6, ASM1680809v1, whole genome shotgun sequence:
- the LOC108341588 gene encoding wall-associated receptor kinase-like 10 — MILQIPFFVIITMFITLPPIYAKPYYYYKLPYFELQDSKEGYIIAKPGCSFRCGGVDISYPFGMKDPKCYGGKWFEVECRETSRGQKPFLKSLNLEVMGVGLNMVHIKNPIFYWNCPGRRATPEVINLRGSPFVYSRVANTFVAVGCNNLAFLQSNGSTVACCASMCDDSEEVNENFNLVGKYGCSGRYCCETSLPKYLSEYNATLQHFNTENNNTVSEPCTYAFIAYPYSYQQDTFSINDTDYIEAVLEWEILDNTLDNSTRQSLSELDYVTCNRSNVVSSQNTSSGWRCDCLEGFYGNPYVAGGCTAIPDYYKHSQAKKWAIVGVSSSLGSIIFLLCLWLLYKVARKRVIEKRKQKFFKKNGGLLLQQRMSSNEANVDKAILFSLDDLEKATDNFNMDRVLGKGGQGTVYKGMLVDGRIVAVKKFKVEGNIEEFINEFVILSQINNRNVVKLLGCCLETEIPLLVYEFIPNGNLFEYLHDQTKELLPMTWEMCLRIATEIAGALFYLHSVASKPIYHRDIKSTNILLDEKYRAKIADFGTSRVISIEATHLTTVVQGTFGYLDPEYFHTSQFTEKSDVYSFGVVLAELLTGQKAISPARSGEFKSLASYFVECLEEDNLFDIIDKRVMKEAEKGQIIAVANLANRCLELNGKKRPTMKEITFELEGIHGLVRKCNAEKKGEEVELARVGILGMDILRQSHGTQKVVPMVQ, encoded by the exons ATGATTCTGCAAATACCATTTTTCGTCATCATCACGATGTTCATAACATTGCCTCCTATATATGCTAAgccatattattattataaattgccATATTTTGAACTGCAAGATTCCAAAGAAGGGTATATTATAGCAAAACCTGGGTGTAGTTTCAGATGTGGAGGTGTTGACATCTCGTACCCTTTTGGAATGAAAGATCCGAAATGCTACGGAGGCAAGTGGTTTGAAGTAGAATGCAGAGAAACTTCCCGCGGCCAAAAACCCTTCCTAAAGTCTTTAAATCTGGAGGTGATGGGAGTTGGCTTGAATATGGTTCATATCAAGAATCCGATTTTCTATTGGAACTGCCCAGGCAGAAGAGCAACGCCAGAAGTAATAAACCTGAGAGGAAGCCCTTTTGTGTATTCCCGGGTAGCCAACACGTTTGTGGCCGTTGGTTGCAACAACCTTGCCTTTTTGCAGTCCAATGGGTCCACTGTTGCTTGTTGTGCGTCCATGTGTGATGACAGTGAAGAAGTCAATGAAAACTTCAACTTGGTAGGAAAATATGGTTGCAGTGGCAGGTACTGCTGTGAAACTTCACTGCCCAAGTATCTTTCAGAATATAACGCAACACTTCAACATTTTAACACCGAAAACAATAATACTGTGAGTGAACCGTGTACTTATGCGTTCATTGCATATCCATACTCGTACCAGCAAGATACGTTTTCGATTAACGATACGGATTATATTGAGGCAGTGCTTGAGTGGGAGATATTGGACAACACGCTTGACAATTCTACCCGTCAATCCCTTTCAGAATTAGATTACGTCACTTGTAATCGCTCTAATGTTGTATCTTCGCAAAACACAAGCTCTGGTTGGAGATGCGACTGTTTAGAAGGCTTCTATGGCAATCCCTACGTTGCAGGAGGCTGCACTG CCATCCCAGATTATTACAAGCACAGTCAAGCGAAGAAGTGGGCTATAGTAG GAGTTTCGTCAAGTCTGGGATCTATCATTTTTCTCCTTTGTCTATGGTTGTTGTATAAGGTTGCAAGGAAGCGAGTGATAGAGAAACGTAAACAGAAGTTCTTCAAAAAGAATGGTGGTTTGTTGTTGCAACAAAGAATGTCATCTAATGAAGCTAATGTGGACAAAGCTATTCTCTTTAGCTTGGATGATTTAGAGAAAGCCACTGACAACTTTAACATGGATAGAGTTCTGGGAAAGGGAGGGCAAGGTACGGTTTACAAAGGAATGCTAGTAGATGGTAGAATTGTTGCAGTGAAAAAATTTAAGGTGGAAGGAAATATTGAAGAGTTCATCAATGAGTTTGTCATTCTCTCACAAATCAACAACAGAAATGTGGTCAAACTGTTAGGATGTTGTTTGGAGACAGAAATTCCTCTACTTGTTTATGAATTCATTCCTAATGGTAATCTCTTTGAATATTTGCATGACCAGACAAAGGAGTTATTACCAATGACTTGGGAGATGTGTTTGAGAATTGCCACTGAGATCGCAGGAGCTCTCTTTTACCTGCACTCGGTTGCATCTAAACCCATTTATCATAGAGATATCAAATCCACAAATATACTATTGGATGAAAAGTATAGGGCAAAAATTGCAGATTTTGGAACATCCCGGGTAATTTCTATTGAAGCTACTCATCTTACAACAGTTGTTCAAGGTACCTTCGGTTATTTGGATCCTGAATATTTTCACACTAGTCAATTTACAGAGAAAAGTGATGTCTATAGTTTTGGAGTAGTTCTTGCTGAACTTTTAACAGGCCAAAAGGCAATATCACCAGCAAGATCTGGAGAGTTCAAGAGTCTAGCATCATATTTTGTTGAGTGTCTGGAGGAGGACAATCTGTTTGACATTATTGACAAAAGAGTTATGAAAGAAGCAGAGAAGGGACAAATCATTGCCGTTGCTAATCTTGCAAATAGATGCTTAGAGTTGAATGGAAAGAAACGTCCAACTATGAAAGAGATCACATTTGAATTAGAAGGGATTCATGGATTGGTCAGGAAGTGTAATGCAGAGAAAAAAGGTGAGGAAGTTGAGCTTGCACGAGTTGGCATCCTTGGGATGGATATTCTACGTCAAAGTCATGGTACTCAAAAGGTTGTACCTATGGTACAATAA